From the genome of Brassica oleracea var. oleracea cultivar TO1000 chromosome C4, BOL, whole genome shotgun sequence:
GCCATCATCAACCTCGTTAACCTACCGCCATCTCCTTCCTCCTCCGGTGTTTCTAACCAGCTGATCACCGGAAAATCCTCTTCCCTCGGGAGAAGGGTCACCGGGACTTTGTACGGACACAGAAGAGGCCACGTCACGTTTTCAGTCCAGGACGGTCCGAGAGCCGAACCCGTGTTTCTCTTAGACCTAGCCATGTCAACGGAAACTCTAGGCAAAGAGATGTCGTCAGGGCTCGTCAGGATCGCGTTGGAGTGCGAGAGGCGTCACCGTTCGGGGATGACTAAGCTTTTCCACGAGCCCAAGTGGACCATGTATTGCAACGGCAGGAAGTACGGTTCCGCGGTGTCGCGTTTCGGAGCGTGCACCGAGATGGATTTGCGCGTGCTGAATACCGTGTCGAGTGTAACGGTTGGAGCCGGAGTTATTCCGACGGCGAATGACGTGTCCGGTGGTGGAACGGAGCTTGGGGAGTTGTTGTATATGAGAGGTACATTTGAACGGGTCGTGGGGGGTCGTGACTCGGAGGCGTTTTACATGATGAACCCTGACGAAAACGATGGTCCCGAGCTCAGTATTTTTCTTCTTCGATTATGAAAAAATGATTTTTCTTAAGAGAGAGAGTTACTTGACTTTTAAAATTATTTGAAAATGTCTTAATTAACTTGTTATTATATAGTGAATGATTGCAATGTTATTATATAGGTTAGTTTCTAATCTCTTGCTTATCAGATGTGGTGTTTTTGTTGTTGTTGTTTTTAATTACAGCAATTTTCTGTATTTTGGTTTTTGTTAAATTGAAGAAATAAAGGATGAGTTTAAGCAAAAAAAAAATAACAAGAAGAAGGATGTAATCATTAGTATTTGTTGCTTTTATATGCAAGGCATGATGACCCCCACATGAATAGACAAAATATTTGTGAATAAGTTACTGTAAATCTTATTTATCCATAGATAGGTGGAATTTTCGGGAGACGTTTCTTGTTGTGTGGCTCAAAGTTTTAACTCTATATTAGGTTTCATGTAATGTGTTTTGATGGATTCGGCTCTGCTATTCTGATACTATAACAGAGAGATGAGTGCAGACTTTATTGACCTGCTTAATGAGACTAATGGGTTTCTAGCTTTGAGCTAAATGTTGTTTCGAATTTTCAGTATGCATTATTTGGTCAGTAGATTAGATGTATCAGTCAAACTCAAATAAGGCTGCCAGTCTATAACCCAGAGTCTCATCCATTGTATTAGACTATGGGAAAAAGTCAGAGCTGTTTCTGTTACTTTTTTGTTGTTGTAAACTATTCTGTTACTTTTTCACTGTCCGTTTTAAGTAGTTCATGTGAATGTCAATCTACTCTATAGCCAAATCTTTAGATGTTCCAAATGTGTTCTTCTCTCCACAGATAGATACACGGGAACGCTATACCATGAGTTTTAGCCATATGATTATGATTATCCCTTTCTTTATAAGTTCATAACATTTCAACAAAAAAAATGTGTTTGTGATCGTAGAGTATATATGATTGCTGGGAGATGGAACAAGGAGATAATGTTTCACGACACATTGTTTCAAGGATGCAACTATTTGACTGCGTACTGAAGACAAATTAAATGTAGTATGCATTTAGGATAATTAATGACCAACCTAATACGTTGTAGTCCTATTATTCTCCTGTTATTTTTAGTCAAAGTTGTCGAGGAAAAAAAAAACAAAACTGATACATGGGCCACGAAATATTTTAGGTTAGGCCGAATAATAACTAGGACGGCTCTGTTGATTGTAGAGATTAAAGGCTTTCTTTGGATCAGTGAGGGATCCACAGTCCGAACACAAACATGAAACATGGAGCTGCAATGATTCACTTCCTTTTCTTGAAACCTAAAAGTGTTTTTATTCAGATTGTTCCCTTAGGGACTGATTGGGCGGCCGAGACGTACTATGGCGAGCCAGCAAAGAAGCTAGGGTTGAAGTATATTGGTTACAAGATTATGCCGCAAGAAAGCTCTTTATACGATGATTATGGTAAAGATGATCCTGTCATCAGAGATCCGGATAGTCTCAACGATAAAGGATGGGAATATACTAAGAAAATCTATTTGCAAGGACAGATCGTGAAGCTTGATTTGAGAAGATTTAGAAAATCTATTAGCTCGTTCTTATGATTTCTCTATTAGAAGGAGAGTTAGAGAGGAAGTTCCTCATTTGTTTGTTTCGTAAGAGTAAGAAGAAAGTATAACATTCTTTTGTAAAGTTTTTTAAAACATTTAATTCAAATTTTTTATAGGTATTTGGTGTATTGACATATTATTTTTTTACTTATCATCATATGATATAATTGGTTTCTTTGTCACCTGAACAGACAAAATTTATTTTGTTAAATTGTTTTGTTTTTTGTGTGTGTTTGTTTAATAGTTATTTTGTGAAGGAGTTACTGTAAGCGTAAATGTAAATTTACTCTATTTTAGGTTTCTGTATGTGTTTTGGTGGATTCAGCTCTGCTAATATGATACTAATCGACATGCTTAATGGGACTAATCGGTTTCTAGCTTTGAGCTAAATGTTGTTTCAATTTTTTAGTATGCATTATTTGGTCTAGAGATTGGAGGTATCAATCAAACTCAATAAGGCAGTCTAAAACTTAAGTCTCTGTGGTTGTGGTTGTGGATGTCAGTCTACCCTGTAGCCAAATCTTCAGATGTTCTCACAGTGTTCTTCTCCACAAGTAGATAGATATACACAGGAACCCTATACCATGAGTTCTAGCCATATGTTTTATGAGTATCCCTTTCCTTTTAAGTTCACAACCTTTCATCCCAAAAAAAGAATAAATGTTGTGTGTGTACGTAGAGTATTGATGGGCCATAATAATTTTAGGTTAGCCCAAATAATTAGGGCCAACTCTAATAGATTGGAGGGAGGGATTAAACGCTTCTTTGGGTGCAGCGGGGGATCCACAGACCGAACACAAACATGTTGTATAGTCCGAGAAGGTAGTAGATTACTCCATTGATATATAGATATTTTTTTTTCTTTTTTGGTAAACTGATATATATTCGTTGATAAATATGGGTACAAAGTAGGATTGACAAACTCCAAATGAAAGAAACATGTGTCCGATGATTAGCGGTTGTTATATAGTTAATTAGGTCAACAATATATTACATCAACATCATAAACGAGGAACCATATCTTGTGTTTGGAACCGCCCAAAGATCATATTAATCCCCCTTTACAATTGATCTCTTTTATATAATCAGATTCAACTATATAGTACTTTTAGCTTAGGATGGTTATGGTGATAATTTTATTAATTGATTTTTATAATGAACGAAAGGTTACATGCATGTTTATGGGTTCATTGTAGCCTCACACTTGTACACCTAAAATATAAACAAATAAACATGCGTATATATCTGCCCTTTTTATTATTTTTTGATAAGAATTATTGTGGTTCTATAAAATAAATTTATCATTTTCTATTTTTACGACTGCTCAAGGTCCATCTAAAATATACAAGGAAAACTAATAACCTTTCGAGATATATATTAATTATCTTATGATTTTAGTTAACTACATGACCAGAGGGTTTGTCTTTGTGGTGTTATAATATTATCTTATAATACAAAGTTATATAAGTATCTCACTAATATAATAGTAGGGCCGTTCAATATGGCAAAACCGAACCGTACCGAACCGAACCAAACCGAAATAGATAATATGGTTTGGATTTGGTATTTACCATACAAACCGAATGGATATGATTTTTAAAAAACCGTAGGATTTGGATATGGTTCGGTATATAACTGATAAAACTGAATAAACCGAATAAAACCGATCAAAAAAATAGAAACATGTAAATATGTATATATTTTATAACAACGTATGAAAATCATAAGTTAATTTTTTTGCTAATGACTATTACCATATTTTTAACAGTAATAAAATAGTCCTGATTTATAAAACACTTGAACTATAATTAAATAACAATTCATCGCAAACATGCTTCTTATTTTCTTAGTCTTCTTTTGATCTTTTTGCTTTAATTTAGCATTGACTAAATTGAAATAAAGATTATAAATTTGATGATAACAATTAGTGGAAATTCTTCACAATTTTTTTTATCTATAAACGAATAGAGTTTCGTGTTTAATAGAAGAAACATGACTTTGATGAACGCTAAATATGAAAGAATATAATAACTTATTTTTTGTGCTTCGTGCTTCTGTTTTATTTTTTGTTTTTTATTTTTATTATCAAAATTTTGAGCTTTGATTTTAATTATAGAATTTATTATTTTATTAGATGATAGAAACATTTTTTATTTTTGTTCTTTTATTTAAACTTATAATATTTTTTAATAAATGAATGTGTTGACAACAAGACTCTAAAATTCATATAATATGATCCCAAAATAAAGAATTATGTTTTTTGGTATAAAACCGAATAAACCGAAAACCGACGGTATATAAACCGAACCGAACCGAAGTAAATATGGATTTAGAATGGTAGTTATATTTTACTAACCGAAATACCGAAAAAACTGAACCGAAAAAACTGAACCGAAACCGAACTGATATCCGGATTGAACACCCCTATATAATAGCAATATTTTAATATGGTTTAACTATTTTATTAAATCTAAAATTATATAAAAAAAGTTATAAGCCATTGAAAAAATTGTTTCAAAAGTCTTTCAAGTTAGACTTTCTCATTTGGAAAATCTTTCTTTCTTTTGTTCAGTTTATTATTTTTATGATGAAAAATTCATTGAGATAACCTCTTAATTGCCATCAGTGTCGTGCGAAAGTTTTAGGGACTTAAGGACATTTCTAACTCCACTCCATTTTTTCCTATAAAATGGAGTAAAAGTGAAAATAGGTAAAAATTACTCTAACCCAACTCCAAATCTCACTTCATAATAGAGTTTACTCCATAAATGCAGGAATCTATTTTTTGTTTGTTCATCACTCCATTATGGAGTTAGAAATGAAGTAAGGTTAAAACATTTTTACTCTATTTTTACTTTTACTCCGTTTTGGAGGAAAAAAATGGAGTATTACATTGGAGATGCTC
Proteins encoded in this window:
- the LOC106340922 gene encoding protein MIZU-KUSSEI 1-like, whose product is MLQHQELALLRSFSCNTRKISPETSPARRLHARSRSSSSSSSLIPPIPEHELFLVPFHSVTSSSRAIINLVNLPPSPSSSGVSNQLITGKSSSLGRRVTGTLYGHRRGHVTFSVQDGPRAEPVFLLDLAMSTETLGKEMSSGLVRIALECERRHRSGMTKLFHEPKWTMYCNGRKYGSAVSRFGACTEMDLRVLNTVSSVTVGAGVIPTANDVSGGGTELGELLYMRGTFERVVGGRDSEAFYMMNPDENDGPELSIFLLRL